GATTACAAGTGGTGTGGATCCGATTTTGGCAATAATTATTGGTGTTGTGATTGGATTTATTTTAGGCGTAGTGAACGGTATTTTTGTGACAAAAGGCAATATGGCACCTTTTATCGCAACTTTAGCAACGATGACGATTTTCAGAGGTCTGACGCTAGTTGTAACAGATGGGAATCCTATTACTAATCTAGGAGATAATTATCTATTTCAATTGTTTGGAAAAGGCTATTTCTTCGGAATACCAGTGCCTGCTGTTACGATGACACTCGTATTCATCATACTTTTTGTTATTTTACATAAAACAACGTTTGGACGTCATACGTATGCGATTGGTGGCAATGAAATCGCTTCTAAAATTTCAGGTATTAAAGTCGATCGTGTGAAAATATTCATTTATGGTATTTCGGGGTTAATGGCTGCACTAGCGGGTGCGATTTTAACTTCACGTTTGAATTCAGCTCAACCAACTGCAGGTACTGCATACGAATTAGATGCGATTGCAGCAGTAGTGTTAGGGGGGACGTCTTTAACAGGTGGAAAAGGACGTATAGTTGGAACGCTGATAGGTGTACTTATCATAGGCGTTTTAAATAATGGTTTGAATTTACTAGGTGTCTCTTCCTTCTATCAACAAGTTGTTAAAGGTGTCGTAATTTTAATCGCGGTATTAATCGATCGTAAAAAATAACAGAAAGTGGGCGTCAGAAATGAAAAAAGTAGTCATATTTATCGTAGCTTGTATGATAGTATTGGCAGGATGTTCATTAGAATCTCCGGTAAAAAAAGATAATAGTGGCAAAACGTCGAAGAAAAAATCCGAAATTACAATTGGTGTGAGTATTTCAACATTAAACAATCCATTCTTTGTGACGATAAAAGACAATATTGAAAAAGAAGCCAAACAACAAGGAATGAACGTAAAAGTAGTAGATGCACGTGATGACTCTGCTAAACAAACGAACGATATCGAAGACCTTGTGCAACAACAGGTGGATTACTTAATCGTCAATCCTACAGATTCAAGTGCCATTTCAAGTGCAGTGGAATCTGCTAATCATGAAGGCATACCAGTTATTACATTAGACCGTTCCGTAGATAAGGGCGATGTCGCGTCATTTATTGCCTCTGATAATGTCGAAGGAGGTAAAATGGGCGGTCAATACATCGTGGATAAAGTAGGTAAACATGCTAAAGTGGCAGAATTAGAAGGTGTACCTGGTGCCAGTGCGACACGTGAACGTGGTAAAGGATTCCATGACATAGCTGATAAAGAATTAAATATCGTGTCGAAACAAAGTGCCAAATTTGATCGAGCGGAAGGTTTGAACGTCACTCAAAATATGATTCAAGCGCATCCGGACATTCAAGCAATCTTCGCACATAATGATGAAATGGCCTTGGGAGCGATCGAAGCCATTGGTGATAAAGATATTGTTGTCGTGGGCTTTGATGGAAATGAAGATGCGATGAAAGCGATTCAAAATCATAAATTAGAAGCGACAGTCGCACAACAGCCTCATCTTATGGGTAAAGAAGCAGTCCAAACGATTTTAAAATTAATGGACGGTAAAAAAGTAGATAAAGAAATTAAAATACCTTTAAAATTAAAAACACAAACTAAATAATGCGGTATGGCCGTGAGATACATATTTTTATCAATGTATCTCACGAGCGCCCACAACAAATCCCTGACGTGACCAGACGTCAGGGATATTATTGAGGGTTTTAAAATAGGTTGAACGTATCGGCTGTTACACCGTATGTAACATACCGCATTTTTAGGAGAACCATATGTGTGTATCGCTTTTGTCGCAATAACCACCCTATTAGGTTGACCTTATACGGGTGAGGTGGATGTTAATGTAGGGGACCCAACCTACCTCTAAGGTCTTCAGATTTGGACGACGAGCGTGTGTGAGTTATTTCTGAATTACGATGCATTTTTGGAGGATGTAATGCCAGAAAAAACACAGCTCATACTTTTGAAGGGAAATGTGTTCAAAATGTAAGGGTATCATCTTGAACACTTTTAAGATAACATAATTTTTCTGGCATGTAAAATAAAAAGTTAGGTTAACCTAAAAATAATCTTGAAACAGTTGTTTTATATGAGTTTGTGACGGTGGTTCGAGAGAAATTTGAACGTTTTGTGAAGAAGGAATTAAAGGTTAAAACGTTGGGTATTTGAAATAATTCATATATGGATAAAATAATTTTGTTTTGAGAAATGTAGAGGTGTTGGATTGTTATGTATAATAAAATTAACACATGTTAAAGGAGATGCATATGGAAACCATTTATCTTGCTGGGGGATGTTTGTGGGGCGTACAAGCATTTGTGAAAACATTACCTGGCGTCATTAATACTGAAGCAGGACGCGCAAATGGTGCTACGGAGTCATTAGAAGGACCTTATGATGGATATGTCGAGTGTGTGAAAACCGAATTTGATCCGAATCGTACTTCAGTTGAAGCGCTTATGGGAGCGTTATTTGATGTGATTGATCCGTATGCAGTCAACCGGCAAGGAGATGACGTAGGCCCGAAATATCGTACAGGAGTTTATAGCATGTGTGAAACACATCTTCAAAAGGCACGTCAGTTCATTGCGCAACGGGCGGATGCCCCTAAAATTCAAGTAGAAGTATGTGCACTTACGCGCTATGTACCAAGCGCACCTGAACATCAAGATCGTTTAGATCACTTTCCAAATGATTACTGTCACATTCCTAAACATTTATTTATTAACTAATTTTAAATGAAATGAGGTGAGCTGCTGATTAATCCAAGTGAGTTATTTAATATTTTTACTTCAATGGTTAAAGGTTTGTTTTTTCCGATAATTGTGGCTATTATTCTTAAACATCTAAATAAATCACATAGTTTATACAAATCAGAAAGGTTAATTGAATATTATTTTAGCAATGTATTGAATTTGGTTTTGAATATATTTCCTATATTAATAGCGGTGAATGTTTTTATAAATGTGATTAAAGACAAAGAATCTCTAATTATAGGGGCATTAGGCATAATAATTGTAATGATTATTGTGAATTTATTTCTTAATACATTATTAATAAAAGGTATGATTAATAGATTAGTATTATTTAAACATAGTGGTGAGGATGAGTTTAGTGTTTTATTAAAGGGTGAACATAATTTAATCAAAAATGCTGTAGTATATGGTAATTCTAATTATTATAGTAGAAATGTAAATGATTGGAGTATTTTAAAACCACGTTATACAAATGATAAGCATATGGTAGTTACTAAATTAGTTAAATCAGAGTTAATTGACGGACAAATTAAATATATTGAAAGATACAATCCTTTAGGGTTAATGAAAATAAAAAATTGTATAGGGTACTTTATCTTGGATGTAGTTTTATATGTTGTTTTCTTATTTTTTTTATTTTACTTGCATCATCAAACCTATATTATTCACATAACTGTATATTTGATAAGTACCTTACTAGCAAGTTATATAATAAAAGTAGTATTATTCGCGCGTTTAACAAAATACAATAATTACATTAAAAATGTGTTGATAAAAAAACTAAACGAACTTAATTGATGTTTAAAATGGGGTGATGCACAATGCAGTTGTTAGAAGCGTATATCTTTTTCATTGTCGCAGTAATTTTAAGTTCTATTGTGAGTGTAAAAATACCTAAAGTGCCCGTAGCTTTCATTCAAATCCTTTTCGGTGCGTTTCTCTTTTTAGTGCCGATTACTATCCATTTTGAATTTAGTTCAGAGGTGTTTATGCTTGCAGTAATCGCGCCTTTATTATTTGTTGAAGGCTCGAATATCCATCGTGAAAAGTTATTACAGTATATGAAGCCGATTTCGTTAATGGCGATGGCGCTTGTTTTCGTGACAGTCATCGGTGCCGGCTTTTTCTTACACTGGGTGTGGCCTGAATTACCAATGGCAGCAGCTTTCGCAATCGCTGCTATTTTATGTCCGACGGATGCTGTGGCTGTTAAGGCAATGACGAAAGGGAAGATACTTCCTAAAGGTGTCATGACCATTTTAGAAGGGGAATCTTTATTAAACGATGCTGCAGGGATTATCTCTTATAAAATCGCTATCACTGCCCTCATCGTACATACATTTTCAGCAGTTGAAGCAGTAGAAAAATTTGTCGTGTCAACGTTACTAGGTTTATTTATTGGGTTAATCATAGGGGTTCTCGTTGTGCGGTTACGCATTATTTTGCAAACTAAAGGGCTGAAAGATAATAACACGCTGATTTATATACAATTATTAACCCCTTTTGTCGTATATATTGTCGCTGAATTAGTGCATGCGTCAGGCATTATTGCCGTAGTGATTGCTGGGCTAATACATGGCTTTGAGCGAGAACGACTCGTGCGTGCGCAACCTGAAATTCAAATGAGCTATGGACAAATTTGGAGCACGGTGAGTTATGCGTTAAATGGCTTTGTGTTTGTGATTTTAGGTTATATCGTGCCAAATGTAATGGTGGAAATCATTCAAAATGAACCCGAAAAATTACTGTTTTTATTAGGCGTGACGATAATGATCGCAATTGCTATATATGTCTGTCGTTTTATATGGGTATATGCATTTTTCAATACATTTTACTATCCAAAAAATACGCGTTTTTCATTTGGAAATATGTCACAACCCGAACCAATGAACCGATTGCATTATGCGTTTATAATGACGATGTGTGGCATACATGGTACCATTTCAGTTTCGTTAGCATTAACGTTACCTGTTTATTTAAGCCAACAACAGCGATTCGAATTCCGAAATGATTTAATTTTTATTGCCACGATGATGGTTTTAATGAGTTTGGTTATTGCTCAAGTCGTTTTACCATTTATTACACAATCGGCAGTTGTCGAACCGAATCGTGGACTTTCCTATATCGATGCCAAGATTAAAATTTTAGCCGAAGTCATTCATCGTATGAAAATGACACCAGAAGCATGTACGTTAAAATCTTTCGGTCCGGTAGTACAAGAATATTACAGTGAATACATGTTTTTACTTAGAAATCAAAGTCATCGCAAAGATGCGCGCGAATTTCGCAGACTAAGTGATATTGCGAAAGAAGTTGAACAAGAGACGTTAAGCGTACTTGTAGATGAAGGTAAAATTGACAGACAAGGATTATCACAATATCGAATCATTGTCGACAATTCACAACAGTTTAAAGAAGCGGACTTTATTGAAAAACTAAAAATGACGATTAAAATGATTGTATTACGTTATCGGGCTCGAACAGGAAGACTAAAAAAAGATATCGATATTAAAGCATTAGATAAAACATTAGATCAAGTTTATCGTCGCGTTTCAGAACGTTTATCTAAAGAGCGTAACAGTCATAATATGCTCGAAATAGGGATGATTAATACATCGTATTTTACACGTATTCATCGTCAATCACGATTAAAACCAAAAGAACGTCAAGCGAGTGAACAAATGCGTCGCATGAAACTATATGCAGTGTATACTCAACGAGAAGTGTTGGATGAAATGGTATTAAACGGTGAAATTACAGAACATGATATTGCGGTAAGACTACGTGAAGAAATTAGTTACAATGAGATTTTAGCAGATAAATAGATTGTAAATGACGCATATTTTCGCTATGATATGCACAGCAACTGAGGGTAGGAGTATTACAGAAAGCTACACTCTTCTATATTGAAAATCTAAAACATATTTAGGTGTCTCGTGCGCAAAATGGATTTTCGATTTTGATATAATGTCTCAGTTGTCTCGGCTAAGGAGTAATTAAAGCGATATTTTAAAGCCATCATATTTATGTATCTTAATAGTTACATTCTTTTATAAGTATAAATTTCATAGCCAATAAAGTTCATGGGAATATGAATTTTATTGGTTTTTTATTTACGAGGCTATTCTATTCTGGTCCCTTTTAGTGCACGTTTTTTGAGTGTCTCAATACGATAAAATGATGGTTGCGTTGCGTCGAATAGATAGTTTGAATGAGATGAAAGTAAAAAATTACATATTTTAAATTATACAAAATGATGCATTTAACCCGCAATTCATGTAAAATATAAAAGTGAAAATAAGCGTTTTAATGCATATTTATACGTAAATGTTAGGAGTCGCTTTGCGCGTGAATGATACATATACACATAAAGAAATGAATATAAAAACTCGCAATCTTTTGGGTTTTAAAGATTGTGCAATGAAAGTCCCCTTTAATCAATACTTGATGGAAGGGATTCCATATGCAAAGGGGAATACAATATGACAACGTATCAGAAGAAAGATATTGTTCGTGGCCGTTTGAAATTTATTATGATGTCATTTATAGGGATATTTTTATTTTTATTACCTATCGGTGTCACAAATGAAAAGGGAGAACGTGAAACGACATTACCGATTGCTTGGCTAGCCAATGCTATGAAAGGCATCATTGGTGATGCAATGCCTTTCATTATTTTAGGAATCATTACATTATCAGGAATTTTGACGATTTTATGTAGTACATTATACAAAAATAGGCTGAACCCCGAACGTCAAATGGCGAAAACATTTAGTGTAGGGCCTTTATGGGTGATTGTAAGATTATTAGCAGTTGTTTTCGCATGGCTCATTTATTTAAAAGTTGGCTCTGAAGTTATTTATTCTGCAGACACAGGTGATCTTGTCTTCAGTAGTTTACTGCCAACACTCGTAACGATTTTCTTTTTTGCAGGATTATTTTTACCGTTTTTAATGTCTTACGGCCTGCTAGAGTTTTTTGGACCCATTTTTAGACCGATTATGCGTCCGTTATTTAAACTACCTGGACGCTCAACAGTGATTAACTTGGCCTCATTCTTAGGCGATGGGACGATTGGTGTAATGATTGCTAGTGAGCAGTATAATCAAGGGTATTATACGCGTCGAGAAGCAACGACCATTGCGACGATGTTTAGTGTTGTATCGATTACATTTGTCATTGTCATTGCGGAAACGATTCATTTATCTGAGCACTTTTATTACTTTTATCTCACTGTTATTTTAGCGTGTTTAGCATGTGCGATTATTTTGCCGCGTTTGTGGCCATTAAATCGTGTACCAGATACGTTTAAAAACAATTTGAAACATGAAACGTTAAGAGAAGACAATTTAGGTAATAAAAATCCGGTTGTTTACGGATTTGAACAGGCAACGGTTCAAGGTATTAAAGCACCTGGCATCAAACAATTTTTTAAAGATGGTAGTAAAACAGTAATTGATATGTGGCTTGCAGTGTTACCTGTTGTGATGACGATTGGGACGATTGCCACAATACTCGCAACGTATACACCTATATTCCGTGTGTTAGGCTTACCATTCTTACCATTGTTTGAAGTATTACAAGTGCCATCGGCAAAAGCGGCATCTGAAACAGTACTCATTGGTTTTGCGGATATGTTTTTACCATCATTACTGATTGAAGGTGTTAAAGATGACTTAACACGCTTTGTTGTTGGCGCCTTGAGTGTAAGCCAATTAATATATTTGTCAGAAGTAGGTGGCGTGATTTTGGGATCAAAAATTCCAGTAAGCTTGCCTAAACTTTTTGCGATTTTCTTAATGCGTACGGTCATTGCTTTACCAATTATCGCACTCATGGGTCACTTATTATTTACATTTTAAGCAGATGGCATCCGGCTCCGACGTCACATTTGGTCCAATGAATACAGCCAACAAAATTCATGCGCGCATGAACTTTGTTGGCTGTTATTTTTGATGGGCGACGTGTTAACATCAGTGACTTTAATGATAATGTTGAATAAAGTCTACAAGAATATTTGTATAGGTGTCGATTGAACTTAAATCGACATACTCATCTTCTCCATGCCAATGCGCTCCTGATGGTCCAAATTCAATGGCTGGTATGCCCTTAGCAGAATAGTAGCGTGTATCTGCAAACCCATGTTGTCCAAACATGGGCGCGGTGGATTGAGGGGAGTGCTTAAGGATGTATTGTTGTAGCAACTTAAAGTCAGGGTTATTTAAATCATTCGTCACAGGGGGGCCAGTCAAATGAATGTCTAACTGCATGTTCGTCAAAGCTTCGATTTGTTGAATAATGTCGGCTTCTGATTGAGATGGTAAATATCGAATATCGTAAGACATTACGCAAGTATCGGGTACTTTATTATACACGTCGCCTCCTGAAATTTTAGCTAAATTGATAGAAGGGCATGTGTACAATTCTGATGACGCTTTCGCAAATGGCAAGTCGAGTAGACGCTGATGTATGTCGAGTGCTTTTGTGATAGCATTGTCTCCTTCCCACGGTCGACTACTATGTGCTGCGCTGCCCTTAATGACTAAATCAAATTGTAAAATACCTTTCGCTTGAACACCAATGCCTAATTCTGTAGGTTCGCTACAAATGACTAACTGCGCATCAATGTTTTGTTCACATAAATAACGTGCACCAAATTGACCACCTGTTTCCTCATCTGGCACAAGGTGTATTTCAACTTGAGTATTTAAATCAAGTTGATGGAGTCTCTTCATTGCTAATAATAACCCTACGACACCACCTTTCATGTCAGCCGTACCACGGCCGTACATTTTACCATCTTTCATATATGGGGAGAAAAGTTTTGGTGGCGCAGGTACGACATCCAAGTGACCATTCAAGATGATTTTTTTGTCCCCTTTGCCAATTTTGGCGATTAAAATGTCATAACCTTGATTAGATAAAATGGTCGTTTCAATCTCATTTTGTTGTAGCCATGCACTGCACATGTGTATGAGATGGTTGGTATTTTCAATGTTTGAACTATCTACTGATACGAATTGTTCCAATAATTGTTGTGTCTCTGTCATAGTCAATGCCCCCTTGATTACATTTAAGTGCATTTAACCATAAGTAAAGAATATTGACAAGTTTCTGAAAATTTAGTAAGGTTTTAGCATACAAAGTAATTTTATCAAGTGAATAGAGTTTAGCAAAGGCGCTAATCAGTAGTTCAGGCTACTATTAGTGCCTTTTTGTGCGTAAGGAGGGGAAATATGGATTTTAATTTTAACATTATCGATGGGCAACATGTGATGGCATCAGAAACAATGGCTGTGACAAATCCGGCCACTGAAGCGGTCATAGGTCAGGTGCCGAAAGTATCGCCTCACCAAGTTGAACAAGCCATTCATGCGGCGCAAAAAGGATTTGAAGTTTGGTCAACTTACACAGCTGAAGAAAGAGAGTCATTCATGTTGACATGGGCGGAAAAGATACTTGAGAACCAAGACAGGCTTGCCAAATTATTGAGTCAAGAGCAAGGGAAACCTTTTAACGAAGCTTTAGGAGAAGTACAAGTGTGTGCAAAATTCATTAGATGGTCAGCAGAAGAAGCCAAGCGAATGAATGGTGATATTTTGGTGCCTTCTAAGTCCCATCAAAGATTATCAGTCATTAAGCAACCAGTAGGGGTATGTGCATTGATTACACCTTGGAACTTTCCAGCAGCAATGGTAGCAAGGAAAGTTGCACCCGCATTAGCTACAGGTTGTGCATTTGTTTTGAAACCTTCAAGTGAAACACCACAAATTGCGATTGCATTAATCGATTTACTCAACCAGACAGGTATCCCAAATGGTGTGGTAAATATCGTAACTGGATCATCAAGCATGATTTCTGATGCATTTTTAGCAAACAATATGATTAAAAAAATTTCATTTACGGGTTCTACTGAAGTTGGGAAAGAGTTAGTCGAAAAATCAGCGCAAAATTTGAATCGACTTTCTTTAGAATTAGGTGGCAATGCCCCAGCAATCGTTTTTGAGGATGCTAACTTAGAGCAAGCAGTGTCAGATATCGTTGAAAACAAATTTGAAAATAATGGTCAAATGTGTAATGGCATTAATTATATTTTAGTCCATGAGGCATTAAAAGCAGACTTTTTAGCGCAATTGATTGATAAAGTTAACGCACTTAAAGTTGGCCATTGGAATGAAAAAGACGTCAATGTTGGACCGCTCATAAATGCGAAGGCGCAAGAAAATGTCGCGCATATTGTTTCAGAAGCCACAAAACAAGGGGCAACACTAACGTTGGGTGGACATAAAATAGATGGAAAAGGAAGCTTTTTTGAGCCTACGATTTTAGATGGTGTAAAAAAAGAGATGTCCATTTTAGAACAAGAAATATTTGGTCCAGTCGCGCCTATCGTCACGTTTAAATCAGATGAAGAGGCGATTGACATCGCTAATCGAACACATCAAGGGTTAGCAGCCTATTTCTTTACTTCCGATGTTAATAAAGTACATCACGTAGCAGAACGATTAGCGTTTGGAATGGTCGGCGTAAATGGGACGCAACTCAGTTTACCACAGGCGCCTTTTGGGGGCATAGATGAAAGTGGATTTGGCAGAGAAGGTGGTCATTACGGTTTAGACGAATATTTGGAATTGAAGTTTATATCATTAACGTTAAACAAATAGAGGTGGGTGATGGGTTATGTTACATGAATCAAATCATAATCAAACGTTAGAAGGAAATATTTCTAAAGATGAATTGTTAGCAGCAATTAAAAAGGGGACATTGATACCGTTATGCTTGGTTTTTGTGATATGCAAGGTCGTATCATGGGTAAGCGTATGACCGGAGATTACTGTTTAGAAAATGACATTTCAGAAGGCACGCATTTTTGTAATTATTTACTCGGTACCAATTTTGAAATGGATACAAATGATGGATATGAATATATGAACTGGGAGAAAGGGTATGGGGATTATCTTGCTGTTCCTGATTGGGATACCTTGAAAGTAGTGCCATGGTTTGATAAAACGGCGCTCGTTTTATGTGACGTCTACACTGAAGATGGCACAACACGAATAGCGATTGCACCTCGGAACATACTGAAAAAGCAATTAGAGAAAGCGAGTCAATACGGCTTCGACCCTTATTTAGCAAGTGAACTGGAATTTTATTTATTTAAAGATACCTTTGAAGCAATCAACAACAGAGGTTATAACACATTGAATCCAGCGGGGCATCTCAATGAAGATTATAACTTATTACAAGGGACTAAAAACGAACCATTGTATCAAAAAATCCGTCATTTGATGTCAAAAATGAACATTTTTATCGAATCGTCTAAAGGAGAAG
The sequence above is a segment of the Staphylococcus hyicus genome. Coding sequences within it:
- a CDS encoding ABC transporter permease subunit, whose amino-acid sequence is MKQLTAKTTLLEKLIPFLGLILLITMISILNPAFLDLSNLLNLLRQISINGLIAFGMTFVILTGGIDLSVGSILALSSAFIALLITSGVDPILAIIIGVVIGFILGVVNGIFVTKGNMAPFIATLATMTIFRGLTLVVTDGNPITNLGDNYLFQLFGKGYFFGIPVPAVTMTLVFIILFVILHKTTFGRHTYAIGGNEIASKISGIKVDRVKIFIYGISGLMAALAGAILTSRLNSAQPTAGTAYELDAIAAVVLGGTSLTGGKGRIVGTLIGVLIIGVLNNGLNLLGVSSFYQQVVKGVVILIAVLIDRKK
- a CDS encoding D-ribose ABC transporter substrate-binding protein is translated as MKKVVIFIVACMIVLAGCSLESPVKKDNSGKTSKKKSEITIGVSISTLNNPFFVTIKDNIEKEAKQQGMNVKVVDARDDSAKQTNDIEDLVQQQVDYLIVNPTDSSAISSAVESANHEGIPVITLDRSVDKGDVASFIASDNVEGGKMGGQYIVDKVGKHAKVAELEGVPGASATRERGKGFHDIADKELNIVSKQSAKFDRAEGLNVTQNMIQAHPDIQAIFAHNDEMALGAIEAIGDKDIVVVGFDGNEDAMKAIQNHKLEATVAQQPHLMGKEAVQTILKLMDGKKVDKEIKIPLKLKTQTK
- a CDS encoding peptide-methionine (S)-S-oxide reductase — its product is METIYLAGGCLWGVQAFVKTLPGVINTEAGRANGATESLEGPYDGYVECVKTEFDPNRTSVEALMGALFDVIDPYAVNRQGDDVGPKYRTGVYSMCETHLQKARQFIAQRADAPKIQVEVCALTRYVPSAPEHQDRLDHFPNDYCHIPKHLFIN
- a CDS encoding cation:proton antiporter; translated protein: MQLLEAYIFFIVAVILSSIVSVKIPKVPVAFIQILFGAFLFLVPITIHFEFSSEVFMLAVIAPLLFVEGSNIHREKLLQYMKPISLMAMALVFVTVIGAGFFLHWVWPELPMAAAFAIAAILCPTDAVAVKAMTKGKILPKGVMTILEGESLLNDAAGIISYKIAITALIVHTFSAVEAVEKFVVSTLLGLFIGLIIGVLVVRLRIILQTKGLKDNNTLIYIQLLTPFVVYIVAELVHASGIIAVVIAGLIHGFERERLVRAQPEIQMSYGQIWSTVSYALNGFVFVILGYIVPNVMVEIIQNEPEKLLFLLGVTIMIAIAIYVCRFIWVYAFFNTFYYPKNTRFSFGNMSQPEPMNRLHYAFIMTMCGIHGTISVSLALTLPVYLSQQQRFEFRNDLIFIATMMVLMSLVIAQVVLPFITQSAVVEPNRGLSYIDAKIKILAEVIHRMKMTPEACTLKSFGPVVQEYYSEYMFLLRNQSHRKDAREFRRLSDIAKEVEQETLSVLVDEGKIDRQGLSQYRIIVDNSQQFKEADFIEKLKMTIKMIVLRYRARTGRLKKDIDIKALDKTLDQVYRRVSERLSKERNSHNMLEIGMINTSYFTRIHRQSRLKPKERQASEQMRRMKLYAVYTQREVLDEMVLNGEITEHDIAVRLREEISYNEILADK
- a CDS encoding YjiH family protein — protein: MTTYQKKDIVRGRLKFIMMSFIGIFLFLLPIGVTNEKGERETTLPIAWLANAMKGIIGDAMPFIILGIITLSGILTILCSTLYKNRLNPERQMAKTFSVGPLWVIVRLLAVVFAWLIYLKVGSEVIYSADTGDLVFSSLLPTLVTIFFFAGLFLPFLMSYGLLEFFGPIFRPIMRPLFKLPGRSTVINLASFLGDGTIGVMIASEQYNQGYYTRREATTIATMFSVVSITFVIVIAETIHLSEHFYYFYLTVILACLACAIILPRLWPLNRVPDTFKNNLKHETLREDNLGNKNPVVYGFEQATVQGIKAPGIKQFFKDGSKTVIDMWLAVLPVVMTIGTIATILATYTPIFRVLGLPFLPLFEVLQVPSAKAASETVLIGFADMFLPSLLIEGVKDDLTRFVVGALSVSQLIYLSEVGGVILGSKIPVSLPKLFAIFLMRTVIALPIIALMGHLLFTF
- a CDS encoding M20 family metallopeptidase; amino-acid sequence: MTETQQLLEQFVSVDSSNIENTNHLIHMCSAWLQQNEIETTILSNQGYDILIAKIGKGDKKIILNGHLDVVPAPPKLFSPYMKDGKMYGRGTADMKGGVVGLLLAMKRLHQLDLNTQVEIHLVPDEETGGQFGARYLCEQNIDAQLVICSEPTELGIGVQAKGILQFDLVIKGSAAHSSRPWEGDNAITKALDIHQRLLDLPFAKASSELYTCPSINLAKISGGDVYNKVPDTCVMSYDIRYLPSQSEADIIQQIEALTNMQLDIHLTGPPVTNDLNNPDFKLLQQYILKHSPQSTAPMFGQHGFADTRYYSAKGIPAIEFGPSGAHWHGEDEYVDLSSIDTYTNILVDFIQHYH
- a CDS encoding NAD-dependent succinate-semialdehyde dehydrogenase, translating into MDFNFNIIDGQHVMASETMAVTNPATEAVIGQVPKVSPHQVEQAIHAAQKGFEVWSTYTAEERESFMLTWAEKILENQDRLAKLLSQEQGKPFNEALGEVQVCAKFIRWSAEEAKRMNGDILVPSKSHQRLSVIKQPVGVCALITPWNFPAAMVARKVAPALATGCAFVLKPSSETPQIAIALIDLLNQTGIPNGVVNIVTGSSSMISDAFLANNMIKKISFTGSTEVGKELVEKSAQNLNRLSLELGGNAPAIVFEDANLEQAVSDIVENKFENNGQMCNGINYILVHEALKADFLAQLIDKVNALKVGHWNEKDVNVGPLINAKAQENVAHIVSEATKQGATLTLGGHKIDGKGSFFEPTILDGVKKEMSILEQEIFGPVAPIVTFKSDEEAIDIANRTHQGLAAYFFTSDVNKVHHVAERLAFGMVGVNGTQLSLPQAPFGGIDESGFGREGGHYGLDEYLELKFISLTLNK